Below is a window of Flavobacterium sp. CFS9 DNA.
ATTGTTCTTAAATAGAGTGAATTAGAGATGTATTGTTCTGGTTTGATGTTTTTTTTGATGTTTTCACTAAGAAAAATAATAATTGTTGGTGTTTTTTTTAATCAGTAAATATTTATATTCGCTGTTAAATTTCGATTTAGCTAATTAACATTTTTAATCAAAGAAGTATCTGACCAGGATGCTTCTTGCTATAATAAAGAAGAAATACATGAAAAAAAACTACATTTTTTTATTACTCTTAGTGCTGACTGTTTTTTTTAGTAATGTGGCCGTCTCTCAGACTTCCTTAGGCACATGCAGCAGTTTTATAAGTAACTTGAAGAAGGGGCTTGAGGTCTCTGCCGGAAGAAATGAAAACAAGAATGTTTTACTTCAGATTGCGGATTCAAAAAATTTTGTTGGAAAAATAAACTACAAAGAGTCGGGTGCTTTAAGTGAATTTTTAGTCGGAGAGATCAAAAATGTTTCCGGATCTTCTTTTTACCTTAGGGTAATGGAAAAATCACTTGAAGGACATATTATTCTTAAGAAAACAAATGAAGCATACAAATACTCTTCAGATGTTCAGGGAAATGCTTATGTATCAAAAGTGGATATTAATTCCTTGATCTGTGTGGATTATGCTACTATATCACAAAAGGAAGCTAAAACTGCAAAAAATGGCTCTGCTGCAATTAATTCTGATCTGTTAAAATTAGAAAGTTTACCGGGTGGAACAGGGTGTATATTATTGGATTTTGACGGGCATACGATGCCTGCGGGAAACCTTTGGAATAATGGAGGTGCCATTTATGCTCTCCCTTCAGGAATGAGCGATGCTTTTATACTGCAAGCTTTTGAGGTTGTTGCGGAAGATTACAGACCTTTTAATTTAAATATAACAACAAATGAGGCTGTTTTTAATGCTTATCCAAAAACAAAAAGAAAACGTGTTGTAATCACCCCGACAGATACTGCAGGTCCGGGAGAAGGAGGTATAGCCTTCATAGGGTCTTTTACCTGGGACACTGATGCTCCGGCCTGGTGTTTTAATATTGCTACCGGTAAAGCAGCAGGAGAAACAGCTTCTCATGAGATAGGGCATCTCTTTTCATTAAAACATGATGGGCGTACTTCTCCAAAAGAAGAGTATTTTGCCGGGTTAAATAATACCGCTTGGGGGCCGATAATGGGAACGTCTTTTGTGAGACCTGTTTCGCATTGGAGCAAAGGAGAATATAGTGGTGCCAATAATACCGAAAATGATCTTGCAATTATTTCCGATAAAAGCTGGGGAGTAGGTTATAGAATTGATGATTATGGGGATAATATAGCTTCGGCATTTAATCTAACGTTAAGCAGCGAAGGAGAAATTATTAAAAGAGATGGTGTAATAGAGAAAGAGAGCGATAAAGACTTCTTTAGTTTTACTACTAGCGGAGGAGATGTAAGTATCGAAGCAAATACAGTAAACAAATGGGGGACTGGTAATCTTCATATTTTGATTCAGCTGTACAATTCGGAGGGTATCGAAATCGGACAGTATTGGGACTCTGATCCGTACTATCTAGACGGGTTTATGTTTGCAGATCTTCCGGCTGGGAAGTATTTTGTTAGCATTAGCGGTGTTGGTGCAGGCGACAAAGCTTGGGGAGGATATTCAGCATATGGATCTATTGGAAGTTATTCTATTTCGGGAACTGTTCCAAATCATAACCTGAACACAGTATCATTTGATAAAAACTTAAACTTTGTCATATATCCGAATCCAAGTAATAAAATTATCACGATTAAATCGGATCATGATGCCATCTTAAACCTCATAAATGCATTAGGAATAACTATTAAAACATTTAAAGTGACAGCTAATGTAGAGGATACACTAAATGTTGAAAATTTATCCAGTGGTGTTTATTTTCTTAGCGAAATGAGCAAAGGCAAATTTATCACTCATAAATTTGTTAGAAAGTAATAAGTTTTATTTACAACGACATTGTATAAACTAATCAAAAACTACTGCGATTTTCAAAATTAGGACTTATCTTTGCACCCTGTAAAAATATAAACGATTTAGAATGAAACGTGTAGTTGTTGGACTTTCCGGAGGAGTAGATTCAAGTGTTGCAGCCTATTTGTTGCAACAGCAGGGATATGAAGTTATTGGCCTTTTTATGAAAAACTGGCACGACGACTCGGTTACAATTTCCAATGAATGTCCGTGGTTAGAAGACAGTAATGATGCTTTGCTGGTAGCTGAAAAACTAGGGATACCGTTTCAAACTGTTGATTTAAGTGAAGAATACAAAGAGAAAATCGTTGACTATATGTTCAATGAATACGAAAAAGGACGAACTCCAAATCCTGACGTGCTTTGTAATCGCGAAATCAAGTTTGATGTTTTTATGAAAATCGCTCTAAGTCTTGGTGCCGATTATGTTGCAACTGGACATTATTGTCAAAAGAGCGAAATTGAAGTTGACAGAAAAACGGTTTATCAATTAGTTGCGGGAAATGATGTTAACAAAGATCAATCGTATTTCTTGTGTCAATTGTCTCAGGAACAATTATCTAAAGCATTGTTTCCAATTGGAGCATTGACCAAGCCTGAAGTTCGCGAAATCGCTGCTGAAATGGAATTAGTTACTGCTGAAAAGAAAGATTCTCAGGGACTTTGTTTCATTGGAAAAGTGCGTTTACCTGAATTTTTGCAGCAAAAATTACAGCCAAAAGAAGGTTTGATTGTTCAGATTGATAAAAATGACCCAATCTATACTATTGAAAAACCGACCGGAATATCTTTGGAAGACGAATTGAAAATAGAGTCTCAAAAACTGGATTATCTTCCAACGATGGGTAAAGTGATGGGTAAACATCAGGGAGCACATTATTTTACAAACGGACAAAGAAAAGGTTTAAATGTCGGCGGTACTACAGATCCGTTATTTGTAATTGCTACGGATGTTGATACTAATACCATTTATACCGGTTTAACAAGCAATCATCCGGGTTTATTCAAAAAAGCATTGTTCGTGGGTAATTCAGAAGTACACTGGATCCGTGAAGATTTGAAATTGAAGGAAGGTGAACAAATGGAAGTAATGGCAAGAATTCGTTACCGTCAGCCACTACAGAAAGCAACCTTGTATCAGTTTGAAAACGGAATGTACGTTCGTTTTGAAGAACCTCAGTCTGCGATTACCAAAGGACAGTTTGTGGCCTGGTATTTAGAAAATGAATTAGTTGGTTCGGGAGTAATTTCTTAGCTTTATATTTTTTTACGGAGGTTTCACCTTTAAAAAAGTAATCATGAAGCACTATTTTGTCTTTTTGTTGTTGATTTTTTCTTCCGCGGTGTTTTCGCAGGAAGAGGCATGGGTGTACTTTAAAAACAAACCCAATGCGCAGGCCTCTCTTAATGCTCCGCTTACCATTTTGACACAGCGTGCCTTAGATCGAAGAGCCAATCAAAATATTGCGTTAGATCTTACCGATGCACCTGTAGAGGACTCTTATATCAATCAGGTTAGATCGAGTTCGGGAATAACTATAATGGCAAAATCCAAATGGTTAAACGCACTTCATATAAGGGGAACGCAAACCGATATTTTAGCACTTAAAGCACTGTCATTTGTCGATAAAGTGTTTTTTGCCAATAAAAACCTGAATACAACTTCTAAAAAAGTAACGGAGACTAAGATTAGTCAGGTAAAAGACAAACTGAAATCAAAAACGGATTATGCCTACGGAACTTCAGCAGGCCAAATAGAAATGCTAAATGGAAAGGTTCTGCACCAACAGAATAAAACCGGTTCAGGAAAAGTAATTGCCGTTTTAGATGCAGGTTTTCCGGGAGTTAATACCGCTTTGCCTTTTAAGAAATTAATCGATAATAATCAGATTTTAGGAGGATATGATTATGTCAACCGAAATGCCAATTTTTATTCAGGAGACAGTCACGGAACAATGGTACTTTCGACCATGGG
It encodes the following:
- a CDS encoding T9SS type A sorting domain-containing protein → MKKNYIFLLLLVLTVFFSNVAVSQTSLGTCSSFISNLKKGLEVSAGRNENKNVLLQIADSKNFVGKINYKESGALSEFLVGEIKNVSGSSFYLRVMEKSLEGHIILKKTNEAYKYSSDVQGNAYVSKVDINSLICVDYATISQKEAKTAKNGSAAINSDLLKLESLPGGTGCILLDFDGHTMPAGNLWNNGGAIYALPSGMSDAFILQAFEVVAEDYRPFNLNITTNEAVFNAYPKTKRKRVVITPTDTAGPGEGGIAFIGSFTWDTDAPAWCFNIATGKAAGETASHEIGHLFSLKHDGRTSPKEEYFAGLNNTAWGPIMGTSFVRPVSHWSKGEYSGANNTENDLAIISDKSWGVGYRIDDYGDNIASAFNLTLSSEGEIIKRDGVIEKESDKDFFSFTTSGGDVSIEANTVNKWGTGNLHILIQLYNSEGIEIGQYWDSDPYYLDGFMFADLPAGKYFVSISGVGAGDKAWGGYSAYGSIGSYSISGTVPNHNLNTVSFDKNLNFVIYPNPSNKIITIKSDHDAILNLINALGITIKTFKVTANVEDTLNVENLSSGVYFLSEMSKGKFITHKFVRK
- the mnmA gene encoding tRNA 2-thiouridine(34) synthase MnmA — protein: MKRVVVGLSGGVDSSVAAYLLQQQGYEVIGLFMKNWHDDSVTISNECPWLEDSNDALLVAEKLGIPFQTVDLSEEYKEKIVDYMFNEYEKGRTPNPDVLCNREIKFDVFMKIALSLGADYVATGHYCQKSEIEVDRKTVYQLVAGNDVNKDQSYFLCQLSQEQLSKALFPIGALTKPEVREIAAEMELVTAEKKDSQGLCFIGKVRLPEFLQQKLQPKEGLIVQIDKNDPIYTIEKPTGISLEDELKIESQKLDYLPTMGKVMGKHQGAHYFTNGQRKGLNVGGTTDPLFVIATDVDTNTIYTGLTSNHPGLFKKALFVGNSEVHWIREDLKLKEGEQMEVMARIRYRQPLQKATLYQFENGMYVRFEEPQSAITKGQFVAWYLENELVGSGVIS